Proteins from a genomic interval of Hornefia porci:
- the era gene encoding GTPase Era encodes MKSGFIGIVGRPNVGKSTLLNQIMGEKIAITSDKPQTTRNTIRGIYTRGETADREGVQMVFIDTPGIHKGRNKLGAAMTDMAAGTLREVDLILFLIDGPLSAGPGDRYIVEMLRTVDTPKILVVNKTDTMQPENYLQIYNEYEELGLFDDIYGTSAKNGTNVPELVERIEDFLEEGPMYFPEDMITDYPERFLVSEVIREKLLLYLQEEVPHGVAVEIESFREEPKLTRISAVIYCEKKSHKGIIIGSGGKKIKGVGKAARLELEALLGTKIYLELFVKVRENWRDSDFDLSNFGYKEKD; translated from the coding sequence ATGAAATCTGGATTTATCGGGATCGTGGGGCGGCCGAATGTGGGAAAATCCACACTGCTGAACCAGATCATGGGAGAGAAGATCGCCATCACCAGCGACAAGCCGCAGACCACGAGAAATACCATCCGCGGCATCTACACCAGAGGTGAGACTGCAGATCGGGAAGGCGTTCAGATGGTGTTCATCGATACGCCCGGCATTCACAAGGGCAGAAATAAGCTTGGGGCTGCGATGACCGACATGGCTGCCGGAACGCTGCGCGAGGTGGATCTGATTCTGTTCCTGATCGACGGCCCGCTGTCGGCGGGACCCGGAGACCGCTACATTGTGGAAATGCTCCGAACGGTGGACACGCCGAAAATTCTTGTGGTGAACAAAACGGATACCATGCAGCCGGAGAATTATCTGCAGATTTATAACGAATACGAGGAACTGGGCCTGTTTGACGATATCTACGGGACTTCCGCAAAGAACGGCACCAATGTGCCGGAGCTCGTGGAGCGGATTGAGGACTTCCTGGAGGAGGGCCCCATGTATTTCCCGGAGGATATGATTACGGATTATCCGGAACGGTTTCTGGTCAGCGAGGTGATCCGGGAGAAACTTCTTCTGTATCTGCAGGAGGAGGTGCCCCACGGCGTGGCGGTGGAGATTGAGTCGTTCCGGGAGGAGCCGAAGCTCACCCGGATAAGCGCGGTGATCTACTGCGAGAAGAAGAGTCATAAGGGCATCATCATCGGCAGCGGCGGGAAAAAGATCAAGGGCGTCGGCAAGGCGGCCCGCCTGGAGCTGGAGGCTCTGCTGGGCACAAAAATATATCTGGAGCTTTTTGTCAAGGTCAGGGAAAACTGGCGCGACAGCGATTTCGATCTGAGCAATTTCGGCTATAAGGAAAAAGACTGA
- a CDS encoding CPBP family intramembrane glutamic endopeptidase codes for MAKNKTVRLGDSPTENKRLESLFVLTVLLFFAGREAGKLLISFYPQWSDAVDTVVIHLCTAAALIPYTLTALLRRGLLLRSGTKTINTVIAVPAALAVILAADSLISAIVRLWGGDAAAGFGEASGTSAAAAVSPALMLAVYAVCVPVTEELVFRGVFFIGIRCRYSFVTAALLSGIPFALMHGIGPAAPAALVTGIVLCYVYEKTGHIAVPVLVHAANNIIAMIVMK; via the coding sequence ATGGCAAAGAACAAAACAGTCAGGCTCGGAGACTCTCCGACAGAAAATAAAAGACTGGAATCGCTTTTCGTCCTGACGGTGCTGCTGTTTTTTGCAGGACGGGAAGCCGGAAAACTGCTGATTTCTTTTTATCCGCAGTGGAGCGACGCTGTGGATACGGTGGTGATTCATCTCTGTACAGCCGCGGCGCTGATTCCGTATACGCTCACGGCGCTGCTCCGCAGGGGCCTGCTGCTGCGGAGCGGGACAAAAACAATAAACACGGTAATCGCTGTCCCGGCCGCACTGGCGGTTATTCTGGCGGCGGACTCTCTGATATCGGCCATTGTGCGGCTGTGGGGAGGAGACGCGGCGGCGGGCTTCGGTGAAGCCTCCGGCACGAGTGCAGCCGCGGCCGTATCTCCGGCGCTGATGCTTGCGGTTTATGCGGTGTGTGTGCCGGTGACGGAGGAGCTTGTGTTCCGCGGCGTTTTTTTCATCGGAATACGCTGCCGGTACAGCTTTGTTACAGCGGCCCTGCTGTCAGGCATTCCGTTTGCCCTGATGCACGGAATCGGTCCGGCGGCGCCCGCGGCGCTGGTCACGGGGATTGTTCTTTGTTATGTCTACGAAAAAACAGGCCATATTGCCGTCCCCGTTCTGGTTCACGCGGCGAACAACATCATCGCGATGATTGTCATGAAATGA
- a CDS encoding polysaccharide deacetylase family protein encodes MGEKKHNTVRKQRVLFFGIVLLIVVLTGAVLGVIFLREGTLSLKKTSYSMEIGDTATLQTVFDKEKGRAVKVAYSTSNKTVADVGKDGTITAKRAGTCRIHCKTRSGQDVSAKVQVKAPEYTKTIYLTFEDGPDETVTGSILKILKKYNAKATFFVVGKNAEIQQDVVRREIAEGHTVGLHCYEKDYNMLYKSADSYIKDFNKEEKLLKKITGKKLSYWRFPGGGNNDFISASDEKEIMKRLHRRGYTEMDYNAMINDAVGVKYTSAEMTKYGIKTIDEAIKSFKVPVVVLHDSASMKRTPAALEGILKHYKARGYSFKGLEDYRGPEMTFGKQK; translated from the coding sequence ATGGGTGAAAAAAAACATAATACGGTAAGGAAGCAGCGGGTCCTGTTCTTTGGGATCGTCCTTTTGATCGTTGTCCTGACGGGAGCTGTTCTTGGCGTGATTTTCCTCAGGGAGGGAACTCTTTCGCTGAAGAAGACCTCTTATTCCATGGAAATCGGGGATACCGCGACGCTGCAGACCGTGTTCGACAAAGAAAAGGGCAGAGCGGTGAAGGTCGCTTATTCCACCAGCAACAAAACGGTGGCGGATGTCGGCAAGGACGGAACGATTACCGCGAAGCGGGCCGGAACCTGCAGAATTCACTGTAAGACGCGGAGCGGACAGGATGTCTCCGCAAAGGTGCAGGTGAAGGCACCGGAGTACACGAAAACTATCTATCTGACCTTTGAGGACGGGCCGGATGAGACTGTCACAGGAAGTATTCTGAAGATCCTGAAGAAATACAACGCGAAAGCGACGTTCTTTGTTGTCGGAAAGAACGCGGAGATCCAGCAGGATGTGGTCCGCCGGGAAATCGCAGAGGGTCACACGGTGGGACTCCACTGCTATGAAAAAGACTATAACATGTTATATAAGAGCGCGGACTCTTATATAAAGGATTTTAATAAAGAAGAGAAGCTGCTGAAAAAAATCACGGGAAAGAAATTGTCCTACTGGAGATTCCCCGGAGGCGGCAACAATGATTTCATCTCTGCGTCTGATGAAAAAGAGATTATGAAACGTCTGCACCGGCGAGGCTACACCGAGATGGATTACAACGCCATGATCAACGATGCGGTGGGAGTGAAATACACCTCTGCAGAGATGACAAAATACGGGATCAAGACCATCGATGAGGCAATCAAGTCCTTCAAGGTACCGGTGGTGGTGCTGCACGATTCCGCATCGATGAAGAGAACGCCGGCGGCGCTGGAAGGAATCCTGAAGCACTACAAAGCCAGAGGCTACAGTTTTAAAGGACTGGAGGACTACCGGGGCCCGGAAATGACCTTCGGGAAACAGAAATAA
- a CDS encoding histidine triad nucleotide-binding protein — protein MADCIFCGIANHEIPSDTAYEDDKIICFHDLEPQAPVHVLVVPKKHIACLDDLKEEDRGLIADIMLKIPEIAADLGLENGYRVVINNGEDAFQTVKHLHFHILGKRKMTWPPG, from the coding sequence ATGGCTGACTGCATTTTCTGCGGAATCGCAAATCATGAGATTCCGTCAGACACGGCGTATGAAGACGATAAAATCATCTGCTTCCATGACCTGGAGCCGCAGGCGCCGGTTCATGTTCTGGTGGTTCCGAAAAAGCATATCGCGTGTCTGGATGATCTGAAGGAGGAGGACCGCGGCCTGATTGCGGACATCATGCTGAAGATCCCGGAAATCGCCGCTGACCTTGGACTGGAAAACGGTTATCGCGTAGTCATCAACAACGGTGAAGACGCTTTTCAGACAGTAAAGCACCTGCATTTCCATATCCTTGGAAAGCGCAAAATGACCTGGCCACCGGGCTGA
- a CDS encoding GatB/YqeY domain-containing protein: MGLKEELMNDFKEAMKAHDEVRKNTISLARAAIKQHEIDEREELDDNGVVAILQKQIKMRKDALADFEKAGRSDLAEAYNKEIEVLKKYIPEQLSKEKIREIVEETATALNIERTKKSMGKLMGPVMGKVRGLADGNDVKAVVMEFLSGDGKNE; this comes from the coding sequence ATGGGCTTAAAAGAAGAACTCATGAACGACTTCAAGGAAGCGATGAAGGCTCACGATGAGGTTCGGAAGAACACGATCAGTCTGGCGCGGGCTGCGATCAAGCAGCACGAGATAGACGAGAGGGAAGAACTGGATGACAATGGTGTCGTAGCAATCCTGCAGAAGCAGATCAAGATGCGCAAGGATGCCCTCGCTGATTTTGAAAAGGCCGGAAGGAGCGATCTGGCAGAGGCATATAACAAAGAGATCGAGGTTCTGAAGAAGTACATTCCCGAGCAGCTGTCGAAGGAAAAGATCCGCGAAATCGTTGAGGAAACGGCGACTGCTCTTAACATTGAGAGAACAAAGAAAAGCATGGGGAAACTCATGGGACCCGTCATGGGCAAGGTCAGAGGTCTTGCGGACGGAAATGATGTTAAAGCTGTCGTTATGGAGTTTCTTTCCGGAGACGGAAAAAACGAGTAA
- the ppdK gene encoding pyruvate, phosphate dikinase: MEKKFVYSFNEGSKDMRSLLGGKGANLAEMTKSGMPVPFGFTVTTDACKQYYADGGKIDDSIIEEIKAHQDELESVMGKKLGDPEDPLLVSVRSGAPISMPGMMDTVLNLGLNDETVVALAKQTDNERFAYDSYRRFLQMFGDVVMEVPMKQFNEIFDGKKAEVGAEFDVDLKTEDLKDIIEGYKKLYVKVLGREFPQDPQEQLMEAIKAVFRSWGNDRAILYRKLNDIPEDLGTAVNVQSMVFGNKGNDSGTGVAFTRNPATGENVLYGEFLVNAQGEDVVAGIRTPKKISEMAETFPEVYAQFKEIASKLEQHYTDMQDMEFTVENGKLFMLQTRNGKRTAEAAVNIAVDMVNEGLIDKKTAVLRIEPDFVEHLLHPRFDADEEAAATPIAHGLNASPGAACGKICFSADEAAAVAEAGEKAILVRTETSPEDLAGMVAAQGILTAHGGATSHAAVVARGMGKCCVTGCSALKISEEERTLEVGGKVYGPDDYISVDGTTGDVYSGLLKLVPPDISGNFDTIMSWADELRTMKVRTNADTPRDAKQAIEFGAEGIGLCRTEHMFFEEERIPAIREMIIADTEEARRKALAKLLPFQKSDFKAMYKTMGDRPMTVRLLDPPLHEFLPKTPEEVKQLSESSGVSVEKIEAEAARLKEFNPMLGHRGCRLAVSYPEIAEMQTEAIITAALEVIDEEGIEIVPEIMIPLVGSKNELANVKKTVVDTVNRCFEKAGKKIDYLVGTMIEIPRAALTADEIAEEAEFFSFGTNDLTQMTFGFSRDDTAELIRSYVDKGILESDPFKTIDQNGVGKLVENAVKLGKKTRPNIHLGICGEHGGDPKSIEFCNRVGLQYVSCSPYRVPVARLAAAQAAIKQEQK, translated from the coding sequence ATGGAGAAAAAATTTGTTTACTCATTCAACGAGGGCTCTAAGGACATGAGATCCCTGCTCGGCGGAAAGGGAGCGAATCTGGCTGAGATGACAAAATCCGGCATGCCGGTGCCGTTTGGATTCACCGTTACGACCGACGCCTGCAAACAGTATTACGCAGACGGCGGAAAAATCGACGACAGCATCATCGAAGAGATCAAAGCACATCAGGATGAGCTGGAATCGGTCATGGGAAAGAAGCTCGGCGATCCTGAGGATCCCCTGCTGGTTTCCGTTCGTTCCGGAGCGCCGATCTCCATGCCGGGCATGATGGATACGGTTCTGAACCTCGGACTGAATGACGAGACAGTCGTCGCGCTGGCGAAGCAGACAGATAACGAGAGATTTGCCTATGACAGCTACAGAAGATTTCTGCAGATGTTCGGCGATGTTGTAATGGAAGTCCCGATGAAGCAGTTCAACGAGATTTTTGACGGCAAGAAGGCGGAAGTCGGCGCGGAGTTCGACGTTGACCTGAAGACCGAAGATCTGAAGGACATTATCGAGGGCTACAAAAAACTGTACGTCAAGGTTCTCGGCCGCGAATTCCCGCAGGATCCTCAGGAACAGTTGATGGAGGCTATCAAGGCAGTATTCCGCTCCTGGGGAAATGACCGTGCGATTCTGTACAGAAAGCTGAACGACATCCCTGAGGATCTGGGAACTGCTGTCAACGTACAGTCCATGGTATTCGGAAACAAAGGAAATGATTCCGGCACCGGCGTTGCCTTCACCAGAAACCCGGCGACGGGAGAAAATGTCCTCTACGGAGAATTCCTAGTCAACGCACAGGGCGAAGACGTGGTAGCCGGCATCCGGACGCCGAAGAAGATTTCCGAGATGGCAGAAACCTTCCCGGAAGTGTATGCGCAGTTCAAGGAGATTGCCTCCAAGCTGGAGCAGCACTATACAGATATGCAGGACATGGAGTTCACCGTTGAGAACGGGAAACTGTTCATGCTTCAGACCAGAAACGGAAAGAGAACCGCTGAAGCTGCAGTCAATATCGCAGTTGATATGGTGAACGAAGGACTGATCGACAAGAAAACGGCGGTTCTGAGAATCGAACCTGACTTTGTGGAGCATCTGCTTCACCCGAGATTCGACGCGGATGAAGAAGCGGCGGCAACTCCGATTGCACACGGCCTGAATGCTTCTCCGGGAGCAGCCTGCGGAAAGATCTGCTTCTCCGCTGATGAGGCGGCCGCTGTTGCAGAAGCCGGCGAAAAGGCGATTCTGGTCCGGACGGAAACTTCACCGGAAGACCTGGCCGGCATGGTTGCCGCACAGGGAATCCTGACCGCACACGGCGGTGCAACCTCTCACGCGGCGGTCGTTGCCCGCGGCATGGGAAAATGCTGCGTTACCGGCTGCTCCGCGCTGAAGATCAGCGAGGAGGAGAGAACCCTGGAGGTCGGCGGCAAGGTCTACGGACCGGACGATTACATTTCAGTAGACGGCACGACGGGCGACGTTTACAGCGGTCTGCTGAAGCTGGTACCGCCGGACATTTCCGGAAACTTTGATACGATCATGAGCTGGGCGGACGAGCTGCGCACCATGAAGGTAAGAACCAACGCGGATACTCCGAGAGACGCGAAACAGGCGATCGAATTCGGCGCGGAGGGAATCGGACTCTGCCGTACAGAGCATATGTTCTTTGAGGAAGAGAGAATCCCGGCAATCCGTGAGATGATCATTGCGGATACCGAGGAAGCCAGAAGAAAGGCGCTGGCGAAGCTGCTGCCTTTCCAGAAGAGCGACTTCAAGGCGATGTATAAGACGATGGGCGACCGTCCGATGACTGTCCGCCTGCTGGATCCTCCGCTTCACGAGTTCCTGCCGAAGACTCCTGAGGAAGTGAAGCAGCTGTCCGAGAGCAGCGGCGTGTCCGTTGAGAAGATTGAGGCTGAAGCGGCCAGACTGAAGGAATTCAACCCGATGCTGGGTCACAGAGGATGCAGACTTGCGGTATCCTATCCGGAAATTGCTGAAATGCAGACAGAGGCGATCATCACGGCGGCACTGGAAGTCATCGACGAAGAAGGCATCGAGATCGTTCCGGAAATCATGATTCCGCTGGTCGGTTCAAAGAACGAACTTGCGAACGTCAAGAAGACTGTTGTGGATACGGTTAACAGATGCTTCGAGAAGGCCGGAAAGAAGATCGATTATCTTGTCGGAACCATGATCGAGATTCCGAGAGCGGCGCTGACTGCAGATGAGATTGCGGAGGAAGCGGAGTTCTTCTCCTTCGGTACAAATGACCTTACGCAGATGACCTTCGGCTTCTCCAGAGACGACACCGCTGAGTTGATCCGTTCCTATGTGGACAAAGGAATTCTGGAGTCTGATCCGTTCAAGACCATCGACCAGAACGGCGTCGGCAAGCTGGTTGAGAATGCTGTGAAGCTGGGCAAGAAGACTCGTCCGAACATCCATCTGGGAATCTGCGGCGAGCACGGCGGCGATCCGAAATCTATTGAATTCTGCAACAGAGTCGGACTGCAGTACGTCTCCTGCTCACCGTATCGTGTACCGGTCGCCAGACTGGCGGCTGCACAGGCGGCGATTAAGCAGGAACAAAAATAA
- a CDS encoding DUF4342 domain-containing protein: MEITLEKIELVKDRTGVTYKEAKEALEKADGNVVEAIIAIEDNIDETSSSRKISAQGEEFLSKMKEVVHKGNVARIVVKRRGETILNIPLNAGVLGAIVAPWGIVIGVLAAFSFKCQVEMIKDNGEVVDISDKAGNLYDEAVSRGSGLYEGMKDKAPGVYETVKEKSGDVAGRARDMARDATDAARDMAQRIRGIGGGDDFVDIDVCDKDCESCEEPCEEPCDDCGFGEAHPKAAAAPKAEPEEPAGAADAVAADTAAAEAPKDAFEAAPETASEAAPETAPETVFETASEAAPETVPETVFETAPEPAPETASETVETAAREIPAEPADFPGVERTGGSVLDNTGEIDVAAAVDDNIPEVKDTLGEAMEKAEKAREEIQNESEKAEKTEETEDELNRFKFF; the protein is encoded by the coding sequence ATGGAGATTACATTGGAAAAGATCGAACTGGTGAAGGACAGAACGGGGGTAACCTATAAGGAAGCGAAGGAAGCGCTGGAAAAGGCGGACGGCAATGTTGTGGAGGCGATCATCGCCATCGAGGACAACATTGACGAGACCTCTTCCTCCCGGAAGATCAGCGCCCAGGGTGAGGAGTTTCTTTCCAAAATGAAGGAAGTTGTGCATAAGGGCAACGTCGCCAGAATTGTGGTAAAGCGCAGGGGCGAAACGATCCTGAACATTCCGCTGAACGCGGGCGTGTTGGGAGCGATCGTCGCACCCTGGGGCATCGTGATCGGCGTGCTTGCGGCGTTCAGCTTCAAGTGCCAGGTGGAGATGATCAAGGATAACGGTGAAGTCGTTGACATCTCCGATAAAGCCGGAAACCTGTATGACGAGGCGGTCAGCAGGGGATCCGGTCTGTACGAGGGAATGAAGGACAAGGCTCCCGGCGTATATGAGACAGTGAAAGAGAAGAGCGGAGATGTGGCCGGCAGAGCCAGAGATATGGCCAGAGACGCTACGGACGCGGCGAGAGATATGGCTCAGCGCATCCGCGGGATCGGAGGCGGAGACGACTTTGTCGATATCGATGTATGCGACAAAGACTGCGAAAGCTGTGAGGAGCCCTGTGAAGAACCCTGTGACGACTGCGGGTTCGGCGAAGCGCATCCGAAGGCAGCTGCCGCGCCGAAGGCGGAACCGGAGGAACCTGCCGGGGCGGCGGACGCGGTCGCGGCGGATACAGCGGCTGCAGAGGCACCGAAGGACGCATTTGAAGCTGCACCGGAGACAGCGTCGGAAGCCGCGCCGGAAACGGCTCCCGAAACCGTGTTCGAAACAGCGTCTGAAGCTGCACCGGAAACAGTTCCCGAAACCGTGTTCGAAACAGCACCGGAACCTGCGCCTGAGACAGCTTCCGAAACAGTCGAAACCGCTGCCCGGGAGATTCCCGCTGAACCGGCGGATTTCCCCGGAGTTGAGAGGACAGGCGGCTCAGTGCTAGACAACACCGGTGAAATCGACGTCGCCGCAGCGGTAGACGACAACATTCCCGAAGTCAAGGATACGCTGGGAGAGGCGATGGAAAAAGCCGAGAAGGCCCGGGAAGAAATTCAGAACGAATCCGAGAAGGCAGAAAAAACCGAAGAGACAGAAGACGAGCTGAATCGTTTTAAATTTTTCTAA
- the rpsU gene encoding 30S ribosomal protein S21, with protein sequence MAQVIVRDNETLESALKRFKRSCARDGVMAEVRKREHYEKPSVKRKKKSEAARKKAKSKRY encoded by the coding sequence ATGGCACAGGTTATCGTCAGAGATAACGAGACCTTGGAAAGCGCTCTGAAGAGATTCAAGAGATCCTGCGCAAGAGACGGCGTCATGGCGGAAGTCAGAAAAAGAGAGCATTATGAAAAGCCAAGTGTCAAGAGAAAGAAAAAGTCTGAAGCCGCGAGAAAAAAGGCTAAGAGTAAGAGATATTAG
- the ybeY gene encoding rRNA maturation RNase YbeY — translation MRVYFAEDAGAGAGVSQEIAAAMEKAADRCAVSEGLDASRCEVSVSVVSPEEIRELNRDYRGIDRVTDVLSFPQYENPGEILEAQSRTGDEPAALGDVVICRERAEEQAEEFGHSAERELLYLFVHSVLHLLGYDHMEPEEKSVMRAREEEIMKYLGVER, via the coding sequence ATGAGGGTTTATTTCGCGGAGGACGCCGGCGCGGGCGCAGGCGTTTCGCAGGAAATTGCCGCGGCGATGGAGAAAGCGGCGGATCGATGCGCCGTGTCGGAGGGGCTCGACGCATCCCGGTGCGAGGTCAGCGTAAGCGTTGTTTCTCCGGAGGAGATCAGAGAACTGAACCGGGATTACCGCGGAATTGACCGGGTGACCGATGTGCTTTCGTTTCCGCAGTACGAGAACCCCGGAGAGATTCTGGAGGCGCAGAGCCGGACAGGAGATGAGCCTGCGGCGCTCGGCGATGTGGTGATCTGCCGGGAGCGGGCAGAGGAACAGGCGGAGGAATTCGGGCATTCGGCGGAAAGAGAACTGCTCTATCTGTTCGTTCACAGCGTGCTGCATCTCCTCGGATACGATCATATGGAGCCGGAGGAGAAGAGCGTCATGCGCGCCAGAGAGGAAGAAATCATGAAGTATCTTGGAGTCGAGAGGTAA
- a CDS encoding PhoH family protein codes for MTETEFRKIKIDDTIDVEDLFGNLDANLRLIKEATGAEIIQREDYLLIRGEQPDAAERILEELIALVKSGERVDEQKVNYIISLQESGMSYAEQNVSRDVICFTSRGKPIKAKTIGQKEYVNSIRQKDVVFAIGPAGTGKTYIAVAMAVSAFKNKEVQKIILARPAVEAGENLGFLPGDLQEKVDPYLRPLYDSLYDILGRENALRLKEKEAIEVVPLAYMRGRTLDDAFIILDEAQNTTQEQMKMFLTRMGFGSKVVVTGDVTQIDLPKGKKSGLTEAAKILKNVKGIDFCYLKDVDVVRHEMVRRIIKAYDAYYRKGERR; via the coding sequence TTGACGGAAACGGAATTCAGAAAAATAAAGATCGACGACACCATCGATGTAGAGGATCTGTTCGGGAACCTCGACGCGAACCTGAGGCTGATTAAAGAGGCGACGGGAGCGGAGATCATCCAGCGGGAGGATTATCTGCTGATCCGGGGAGAACAGCCGGACGCCGCGGAGAGGATCCTGGAGGAACTGATTGCTCTGGTGAAGAGCGGAGAGCGGGTGGACGAACAGAAGGTGAACTATATCATCTCTCTGCAGGAGAGCGGAATGTCCTATGCGGAGCAGAATGTCAGCAGGGACGTGATCTGCTTTACGAGCCGCGGGAAACCGATTAAGGCGAAAACGATCGGTCAGAAGGAATATGTGAACAGCATCCGCCAGAAGGATGTGGTTTTCGCCATAGGACCGGCGGGGACCGGCAAGACATATATTGCGGTGGCGATGGCGGTCAGCGCGTTTAAGAACAAAGAGGTACAGAAGATTATTCTGGCGCGTCCGGCGGTGGAGGCAGGTGAAAATCTGGGATTTCTGCCGGGCGATCTGCAGGAGAAGGTAGACCCGTATCTTCGCCCGCTTTATGACAGCCTGTATGATATTCTGGGACGGGAGAACGCCCTCCGCCTGAAGGAGAAGGAAGCCATCGAGGTCGTTCCGCTGGCGTACATGCGCGGACGGACGCTGGACGATGCGTTCATTATTCTGGATGAGGCGCAGAACACGACACAGGAGCAGATGAAAATGTTTCTGACCCGTATGGGCTTCGGCTCCAAGGTGGTGGTGACCGGGGACGTGACACAGATCGATCTGCCTAAGGGAAAGAAAAGCGGCCTGACGGAGGCGGCGAAGATTCTGAAGAATGTAAAGGGGATCGACTTCTGTTATCTGAAGGACGTGGATGTGGTGCGCCATGAGATGGTCAGGCGAATCATCAAGGCTTACGACGCCTATTACAGAAAGGGAGAACGGCGATGA
- a CDS encoding TIGR04076 family protein, with the protein MSRKKVTMTLIDKKGPMGCHHGHKIGDRFDFDTDRGKLCPMVMHVAFPYIDILRYGGELPRGKDGDIRFCCPDADVINVFRIDVED; encoded by the coding sequence ATGTCCAGAAAAAAAGTGACAATGACATTAATTGACAAAAAGGGTCCGATGGGATGCCATCACGGCCATAAGATCGGCGACCGGTTTGACTTCGATACGGATCGGGGAAAGCTGTGTCCGATGGTCATGCACGTGGCATTCCCGTATATTGACATTTTGAGATATGGCGGCGAGCTGCCCAGGGGAAAGGACGGGGATATCCGGTTCTGCTGCCCGGATGCGGATGTGATCAATGTGTTCCGCATCGATGTGGAGGATTAA
- the recO gene encoding DNA repair protein RecO, producing MYLNSEGIIFRQTKTASGRRMILLFTAKYGKLSVGTSMTEKGKSRSSLALRPFTYGNYQIFQGRNYYNLDRAETIRSYYGIGEDIDKYMAAAYVLELTEKVVPEEAAQPGVFHLLIDFLEELEQRKKQHLTLVLAYEIRLLRLLGTFPELGECAVCGTKQNLTHFSVTRGGMICEKCAEKILSSGDETLIYRTKFDIVNVINYFASNPLKSFRNIALNEEDAAALRAILRSYISYHLDVGDLKSESILTGGLN from the coding sequence ATGTATCTGAACTCGGAAGGGATCATTTTCCGGCAGACGAAAACCGCGTCCGGTCGAAGGATGATCCTTCTTTTTACAGCGAAATACGGGAAACTGAGTGTGGGAACGAGCATGACGGAAAAGGGGAAAAGCCGCTCCTCTCTTGCGTTGCGCCCGTTTACCTACGGAAATTATCAGATCTTTCAGGGACGGAATTACTACAACCTCGACCGTGCGGAAACCATCCGGAGCTATTACGGTATCGGCGAGGATATCGACAAATATATGGCGGCGGCTTATGTTCTGGAGCTGACGGAAAAGGTCGTTCCGGAGGAGGCTGCGCAGCCGGGGGTGTTTCATCTGCTGATTGATTTTCTGGAGGAACTGGAGCAGAGGAAAAAACAGCACCTGACGCTTGTGCTGGCGTATGAGATCCGCCTGCTCCGTCTGCTCGGTACGTTTCCGGAGCTGGGGGAGTGCGCGGTCTGTGGGACAAAGCAGAACCTTACGCATTTCAGTGTGACCCGAGGCGGTATGATATGCGAAAAATGCGCTGAAAAAATCCTGTCTTCAGGCGATGAAACATTGATTTACCGTACAAAATTTGATATAGTAAATGTAATTAATTATTTTGCGTCGAATCCGTTAAAGTCTTTTCGGAATATTGCGCTGAATGAGGAGGATGCGGCTGCACTGCGGGCGATTCTCCGCAGTTACATATCCTATCATCTGGATGTGGGAGACTTGAAAAGCGAGAGCATACTGACGGGTGGACTGAATTGA